The stretch of DNA GCCATCGCCCACGGCCAGAACACCGCGCCGTCGGGCAGCGGCGAATGGATCACCCCGAAGAGCGTGGCCAGCGCGGCGACCGCCAGCACCGCCCCCGCGACACGCAGCCGCTGCTCGATGATCGCCACCAGGGCCGAGCCCCAGAGCAGCGCGGTCACGATGAACCCGTTGCCGAGCACCAGCAGGGCCGCCCACACGACCCGGCCTTCCCCGGCCAGATCGGCCGCGCTCCGGCCCGCCGAAGCGAGCAGCTGATTGCCCTCGATCAGCACGAGCGCCGCCACCGCGGGAATGAACGACACCGCCACCGCGGGGGCGTGGCGCGCGGGCGAGGCCAGGAACGCCTGCGCGGTGATCTGCAGGCCCACGAACACGAGGATCGGCGCCACCGCGGCGTCCGGCAGCAGCGCGACCAGCAGCGAGACGATGCCGACTGCCGCGCCCACGCCGATGACCAGGCCGGTGGCCAGGGTGTAGCCGGCGCGCGCGCCCATCGCCTTGTAGGCCGGGTGGCCGATGTACGGCGTGTTCTGGATCACGCCGCCGCAGCAGCCGGCCGCCATGGTGGCCAGCGCCTCGGTGAGCAGGATGTCGCGGGTGCGGTAGCCGTCGCCCGCCACGATCGCGGACTCGGTGTTGTCGATGCCACCCACCACGGTGGCCAGCGCGAAGGGCACCGCCAGCGGCAGGTAGGAGAGCGTCGCGTCGAGCGCGCCGATCCACGAAAGCGTCGGCACGGGCAGCGCGAGCCCGATGGCCCCCACCGCGAGCGCCGGATGCGGCGCGGGCGCCGCGGCCGCGGAGGCGAGCGCCCAGCGGCCCCAGTAGATCGCGGTCCCCGCGAGCACCGCGACCAGGGCACCCGGCACCCCCCACGGCATGCGTCGATGCCCCACCAGCGCGGCGAGCACGATGGTCAGCGAGACGATGCCCACGAGCGGATCGGCGAAGATACGGAGCGACGGCAGGAATGCGATCAGCAGCACCGCGACCCCCGCGATGGAGCCGAGCAGCGCGGCCCGCGGCACCAGCGCCCGCACCCAGTCGCCCGCGAAGGCGAGCACGAGCTTGATCGCGCCCATCGCCACCGTCACCCCCATGCCGATCTTCCAGGCGAGGATCGGATCGCGGGTGATCGTCAGGGCAGGGCCGAGCACGCCGAACACGATGCCGAAGAGCGACGGGGTGTCGACGCCGAAGGGCATCGCGGTCACGTCGTCGCGGCCGGTCCGTCGCATGAGCCGCACCGCCAGCCAGGTGTAGGCCAGGTCGCCGACCAGGACGCCGAGCGCGGTGCCGGGCACCATCACGCGCAGGACCAGATCGGCGGGGAAGCCGAAGACGCCGATCAGCAGGCTCGACAGGATGACGAAGAGGCTCAGGTTGTCGAGCGCGAGCCCGAAGAACGCGTTCCAGTCGCCGGGAGCCCACCAGCGGACGGCGGGCCCCGGCTTCACCGCGCTCAGGCGGAGCGGAGCGGGGCCGAGCCCGAGAACTCGCGTACGAGGCCGCGCACCCGCTCCGCGAGCCCGCTGCACCACGCGAGGCTGCCGCGCTGCTCGGAGACCTCGGGGAAGCCCAGCTCGACCGGCGGCTCGGGCGGCGCCGGCCGCAGCTCCTCGCCCAGCCGGAGCCGCACGCCGTAGCTCCGGCCCTCGCGCGCGCCCTCGGTGTCGACCACCGCCTCGACGCGCAGGTTCTCCCGCTTGGCGTGCGCGACCACGAAGTTCCGCAGCCAGCGAGCCACCTCCTCGTAGTCACCGCCTGAGAACATGGCCGCTCCCTAGCACTCGTTGAACCCGCAGGAGAGACACTTCTTGCAACCTTCCTCGTAGACCAGCGTGGCCTGGCCGCACTCGCGGCAGAGATCGCCGACCCGCCGCAGCGGCATCGCCCGGGCGCCCTGGCCCTGGGCGCTCTCGCCGCGCGGGACGCCGATGTGCTCGGCCAGCGTGCGCGCCAGCGCGTCGGGAAGCGAGAGCACCTTGGCCGCGCCGAATCCGGTGGGCTGCCCGCCGCCGATACGCGACAGCTGGCTGATGGCCTCCTCGAGGCGGCGGCGCGGGGTGAGCGGCGACGGCAGGCGCAGCACCAGCGACACCAGGCGGCCCAGCGCTTCCGCCACCGCCATCGTGTCGGAGCCCCCCTTGCCGACCTGCACGAAGACCTCGAATGGCTCGCCGCCCCCGTTGTCGTTGACGGTGATGAAGGCGGTGCCGATCGGCGTCTCCATCCGATACGTCGTGCCGGTGAGGCTGTGCGGCCGCGGCTTGACTCCGCGCTGGGCGGGGGCCGGCCCGGAGCCCTCGCCGCGCAGGCCGACGTTGAGCACCTGCCGGCCCTTGGAGCCGTCGCGGAAGATGGTGAGGCCGAGACAGCCCAGATCCCACGCGAGCCGGTACGCTGCGGCCACGTCCTCTTCGGTCGCGCTCTCCGGCAGGTTGATGGTCTTCGACACGCCGTTGTCGGTGTACTTCTGGAAGGCGGCCTGGTGCCGCACGTGCCAGACCGCATCGACCTCGTGGGCGGTCTTGAAGACCTCGCGCGCCGCCGCCGGCACCCCCGGCACCTCGCCGAGCGAGCCGCGGCGGGCCACCTCGGCCATGAGCCCTTCGGAGTGGAAGCCTTGATCCCGGGCCAGCCGCTCGAACGTCTCACTGAAGAAGGGCAACACCCGCTCGCCATCCGGTCCCTTGACCCGATGCTCGAAGGCGAGCGCGAAGACCGGCTCGATCCCCGACGAGCAGCCGGCGATCATCGAGATGGTCCCGGTGGGCGCGATGGTGGTCACGGTGGCGTTGCGGCGCGGGCGGCCGTGCTGGTAGATCGAGCGGCTCCAGTGCGGGAACGGGCCGCGCTCCTCGGCCAGGCGGATGGACTGGTCGTGCCCCTTCTCGCTGATGAACCCCATCAGCCGCTCGGCCAGCTCGAGGGCCTCCTCGCTGTCGTAGGGAATGCCGAGGGTGAACAGGAGATCCGCCCAGCCCATGATCCCGAGGCCGATGCGGCGGTTGGCTTTCACCATCTCATCGACCTGGGGCAGCGGATACGGATTGACCTCGATGACATCGTCGAGGAAGCGCACCGCCAGGCGCACCACCCGCTCCAGCTCGCTCCAGTCGATCTCCCAGCGGCCCGACCGCTCGACCGCGAACTTGGCCACGTTCACCGAGCCGAGATTGCACGCGTCGTTCGGCAAGAGGGGCTGCTCGCCGCATTGATGGACGACCAGGCCGTTGGCGATCATCGAGTGGCTCTGCGGCTCGGTGAGGTCGAAGACCGGGCGACGACCCGCCGGCTCCACCGCCGCCACCGGATCGCTGAACTTCTGCACGTACGACCCGGCGTAGCGTACCGGCTCGAGCCGACGCTGCTTGTCGTTGCTGAAACCGACCTCACGCAAGAAGCGCCCCCGGGACTTTCCGAAGATGCCGAGCTCGAACAGCGTCCCGTCCGAGCCGTACGACCGGAATCGGCCGGCCTTGGCGCGGTATCCGAACAAGCCCTCGCGCCGCGGCCGCGACCGGTCCATCACCTGACTCTTGATCCCGAGATGCAGGAGCAGGAGCTGCACCCCCTGGAGCAGCGTACGACTCCGGGAGCTGAGCGCGATCCACGAGCGGTTGGTCTTGGGGTTCTCGCGCACCGTCCCCTCCGCCGAGAACAGCCCCTGCAGGAACCCCACCACCGCCGAGCGCGGCGCATGGAAGAGAGCGGCCGGCACGGTCTTGTCGCCCGCCTTCACGGCACGGACCCCGAGGCCCTCGAAGAACGCCGCGAAGAACTTGCCGGCGTACATCAGGTGCTTGACCCCGCGGGCGCGCGTCCACACGCGAGACGGCCGGCCGTGCCACGCGTCCATCAGCGCCGCGATGCGCTCGAGCGCGGCGCGGTCCTCCCGGCCGAACACGAACCCGACCCGCGGATACGACGCCGCACTGGATCGCAGCCAGCCGTCGCCCACCAGCCAGCCCAGCACGAAGCCGAGGTCGCCGCTCCACTCGGTGGGGAGGGCGTGCCGGTAGCGGCGGCCGTTGCGCCCGATGAACTCGGCGGGGGCGGGTGACGGCAGCGCGCGGCCGATGGCGAAGGCGCCCGGATCGCTCTGGATCCACACCCGATCGCCTCCGACGCGCAGATCGGCGGCGGCGACCCATCCCCGGTCCGTCATCAGCCGGTGGTCGGGCGTGCAGGTGAGCGCGTAACCCGCCGCGGTGCGCACCGTGACCGTCTCCCGCTCGCCC from Candidatus Methylomirabilota bacterium encodes:
- a CDS encoding MFS transporter, producing MKPGPAVRWWAPGDWNAFFGLALDNLSLFVILSSLLIGVFGFPADLVLRVMVPGTALGVLVGDLAYTWLAVRLMRRTGRDDVTAMPFGVDTPSLFGIVFGVLGPALTITRDPILAWKIGMGVTVAMGAIKLVLAFAGDWVRALVPRAALLGSIAGVAVLLIAFLPSLRIFADPLVGIVSLTIVLAALVGHRRMPWGVPGALVAVLAGTAIYWGRWALASAAAAPAPHPALAVGAIGLALPVPTLSWIGALDATLSYLPLAVPFALATVVGGIDNTESAIVAGDGYRTRDILLTEALATMAAGCCGGVIQNTPYIGHPAYKAMGARAGYTLATGLVIGVGAAVGIVSLLVALLPDAAVAPILVFVGLQITAQAFLASPARHAPAVAVSFIPAVAALVLIEGNQLLASAGRSAADLAGEGRVVWAALLVLGNGFIVTALLWGSALVAIIEQRLRVAGAVLAVAALATLFGVIHSPLPDGAVFWPWAMAGATPAQVAAGYGIAAAVLLLLGDGPASREAGPASPDRSRT
- a CDS encoding ribonucleotide reductase N-terminal alpha domain-containing protein, with amino-acid sequence MEEKDVGKKVTPDEARPSKMGRWSEPALRVLRERYLAREDGLVRETPEEMCWRVALAIATAEGRFGRSEAAVSEVATAFYDMMVEGYFLPNSPTLMNAGKQNALQYSACYVLPVGDSMEEIFESVKAAAIIQQSGGGTGFAFSRLRPKDDVVHSTGGRASGPVSFLRVFNAATEAVKQGGARRGANMGILRVDHPDILEFIECKLDGGVINFNISVAATDVFMEALAADREYDLINPRTGQVTGRLRARDVFARIVRAAWRTGDPGMIFIDRINRSPANPTPELGLIEATNPCLDGDVLVATDRGLLRMERLAADFQAGGIAVKVDQRLLPARLMVWEGTHDVPLSAYGEGCLPISQAFCTGERETVTVRTAAGYALTCTPDHRLMTDRGWVAAADLRVGGDRVWIQSDPGAFAIGRALPSPAPAEFIGRNGRRYRHALPTEWSGDLGFVLGWLVGDGWLRSSAASYPRVGFVFGREDRAALERIAALMDAWHGRPSRVWTRARGVKHLMYAGKFFAAFFEGLGVRAVKAGDKTVPAALFHAPRSAVVGFLQGLFSAEGTVRENPKTNRSWIALSSRSRTLLQGVQLLLLHLGIKSQVMDRSRPRREGLFGYRAKAGRFRSYGSDGTLFELGIFGKSRGRFLREVGFSNDKQRRLEPVRYAGSYVQKFSDPVAAVEPAGRRPVFDLTEPQSHSMIANGLVVHQCGEQPLLPNDACNLGSVNVAKFAVERSGRWEIDWSELERVVRLAVRFLDDVIEVNPYPLPQVDEMVKANRRIGLGIMGWADLLFTLGIPYDSEEALELAERLMGFISEKGHDQSIRLAEERGPFPHWSRSIYQHGRPRRNATVTTIAPTGTISMIAGCSSGIEPVFALAFEHRVKGPDGERVLPFFSETFERLARDQGFHSEGLMAEVARRGSLGEVPGVPAAAREVFKTAHEVDAVWHVRHQAAFQKYTDNGVSKTINLPESATEEDVAAAYRLAWDLGCLGLTIFRDGSKGRQVLNVGLRGEGSGPAPAQRGVKPRPHSLTGTTYRMETPIGTAFITVNDNGGGEPFEVFVQVGKGGSDTMAVAEALGRLVSLVLRLPSPLTPRRRLEEAISQLSRIGGGQPTGFGAAKVLSLPDALARTLAEHIGVPRGESAQGQGARAMPLRRVGDLCRECGQATLVYEEGCKKCLSCGFNEC